The window TCGTCAGTTTCCCCAGCGTCTCGGGCAACGCGCTCAGTTGATTACTATCGAGGTTAAGCGACTGCAGTTGCGTCAGTTTCCCCAGCGTCTCGGGCAACGCGCTCAGTTGATTACTATCGAGGGAAAGCTCCTGCAGTTGCGTCAGTTTCCCCAGCGTCTCGGGCAACGCGCTCAGTTGATTCCTATCGAGGGAAAGCTCCTGCAAATTCGTCAGATTCCCCAGCGTCTCGGGCAACGCCTCTAATTCCAGTTCTGATAGATCTAGAGAAGTAGAATTAGTTGCTAGCGCATGCTGAATACGGTGTTCTGCTTCAGCAATCTGGGGTGACGACATGGGTGTAGCTCCAAGGGGTAAAAGCTCAATAACAAAAACGCTAGAAATCAAACAGCATCGCCAGCTTTAGCATTCTATCTAGATCTATCTGGGCATAACACACAGGATTATCACCACAAATCTCCAAGATTATCAGACAACATCACTTTGATTATCTTTCACCCATCCCACCCCAGTTTTACGCCAGAACAGCAACACTCCGACATCAGCGTGAACCACTGCACCACAAATGTCTGAAACGACCGCACCACCGATACTGATTACACTTCTCCTGACCAGCAGTCAGGACTTTCGCAGCGAGCAACAATCCAATACAACAAAATTCCAAAATATTTAACGATCAATCATTTCGGTATAACGTTTTCTTCAACCGATGATTCAAGTGCAAACAACACTAAATCTAAATTCTATTCAGCCAGAAAAAACACCATGAAATAACAGGAAACCCTGACTTAAAGCGTAGCAGCTATTCCATTCCCAAACCATTGTTGTAAAATGTAGGTCGGCGTTTTATCCAGCTTGAGTTGTGATTCAGAATACGCTCAAACTTAACTTATTGATTAATCGATCGCCACAGAGATTACCAATCAACCTCTATACTCTCTGTCCGACATCGCTTTCGAGGACATTACACACATGCTAAAACTCACCGAATACAGCATCCCGGCAATCCAGGATGAAGTCCAAGCACTAGTCACAAAGGGCCTCATTAACCGCAAAAACCATATCTATGACCTGGCCAAGCATTTTGGCTACAACCAATGGCAAGAAATCGAGCGTTTACTCGAATTCAATGACTATCTTCTGAGAGATAATATTAGCGAATTACTAGGGCAAGAAGTTTGGATGAATGATTAATTATTTTCTGAAAATTAATTATTTTCTAACATTGACTTCGCATCGACTGGGGCATCCCCAATCAGGATGATCCCCAGCCAACATTCA of the Romeriopsis navalis LEGE 11480 genome contains:
- a CDS encoding leucine-rich repeat domain-containing protein — protein: MSSPQIAEAEHRIQHALATNSTSLDLSELELEALPETLGNLTNLQELSLDRNQLSALPETLGKLTQLQELSLDSNQLSALPETLGKLTQLQSLNLDSNQLSALPETLGKLT
- a CDS encoding DUF4327 family protein, with the translated sequence MLKLTEYSIPAIQDEVQALVTKGLINRKNHIYDLAKHFGYNQWQEIERLLEFNDYLLRDNISELLGQEVWMND